Within Lentisphaerota bacterium, the genomic segment CTGGGACGCGAGCGTGTCCCACTGGGCGGAAGCCTGTTCTTCAAGCCGCTTCTCCAGCTCGGCGATGCGCGCCTCAAGGGCGGCGAGGCGTGCGGCGGTGTCATCCCCAAGCGCCGGGGCGCTCATCAGAAGGCAGAGACCTGCCGACAGCAGTCTCGCGCTTTTTTTTCTCAGGAATCGTGTCGTCATGTTCATCTGTTCCTTTCTCCTTTCTTCGATGTTCGGTTTGGCCTCTTGAAACACAAAGAGAGCGGAACGCGTGTCGCGTTCCACTTCCTGGCTGGCTTTCGGCTGGCTTGGGCGAGTTCTGTACGTTGGGGGCGTGCGGCTACTTGTTGATGATCAGTTTACCGTTCCGTGTGACGAGGATGCGGTAGTCGGCGCCTCCGTGGCGTATCGTGACCTCTTTGCGATGGGCGAAAAGGTGCCGCGAGTCGATCACCGCGCCCGCCGATCCGGTGAGCGTGTTCCGGCTGTTTTCACCTGCGTTCTGGTGTCCTATCTCACGGTCGTCACTCATGAACCCTCCTTGCCTGAAAAGTTAGAGGCCGGAAGCATATTCTTTATAGTGTACTTCGTCAAGCGAAATACTGGACTTTGTTTGAAAAGTTCCCGGGCGGGTGAACGGATAGGACGTACAAGCAGCCTTTCCCGAGGATCGACGGATGTCGGTTCTGGACGGATAACGAATAGCGTTTTATCCCTCGTGCGGCAAGTGTATGACGAGTGCGTTAGCAATCAAGCGTTTTCTTGCCGCATGAGGGATAAAATGTTGTTGAACGGAGCCGCGGGGCCGGGTTTCGGGCTATGGGGTTTGAATGGCCCGTTTGGTTCCGGCGCGTCTGAATGGCGGGCGGTGGCGGTTTGACTTGGACTTAAAGGACGGAAGGTCCGTCCCTTGTAAAGGACGGAAGGTCCGTCCCTTGTCGAGCCACCAGCAATGGACGTTATGGCGCAAGCAGGGGCTGGAGTCTCTGGTGCAGGCGGACCTGGAGCGTCTGCGGGCGCGGATGTATGACGTGTCGGAGTTTGTGAAGACGGTGAAGCAGCGGTTTTCGCAGTGGTACAACCGACGCGAGGGGCGGGCCGGAACGTTGTGGGAGGACCGGTTCAAGAGCGTGATGATCGAGCCGCCATCGCATGCGCAGCGGGAGCGTCAGGGCGTGGGCGCGCTGGCGACGATGGCGGCGTACATCGACCTCAATGCCGTGCGCGCGGGGCTGGCGAGCGATCCCAAGGACTACCGGTGGTGCGGCTACGGCGAAGCCGTGGCGGGCAGAAAACGGGCGCGCGAGGGGCTGGCGGCGGTCTACGGCGTTGAGAATCAAGAACGCTGGCGAACCGTTGCAGCGCGTTACAGGCTAATGGTTTATGCGACCGGTACTGAAAGCGGGCTGAGCGAAAGCGGCGTGGCGCTGGTGCTGGCCGATGAGTTCCGCGACGGCAACGTGCCGGCGCGCCAGGAGCCGCTGCCGTGCACGCGGGCGGCCTTCGAGGCGCTGCCGGGGGATGTCCGGGAGCGCTTCTTCCGGGGCGACTCGG encodes:
- the hemP gene encoding hemin uptake protein HemP translates to MSDDREIGHQNAGENSRNTLTGSAGAVIDSRHLFAHRKEVTIRHGGADYRILVTRNGKLIINK